The DNA region TGAACCCCCTTAAACTCCACGGCTCATGAAACCTCacatccaccctccccagcctcaagCTCAGCACATTCGACCCCCCGGACAAGAAATCCGCCAagttctccttcttcttgggcacGCCAAGCAACTCGGTGACATAGCCCTCCGTCTCGATAACCTTGTCATACTGCGTCGAAACCGGACAGATGATCGCATCCTCGACCCTCCCACTCAGCAAGCTATCCAACACAAAGCTCAAGATCCCAAACTTTGGCGGCAGCAGTTTCCCCGTCCTCGACCGCCCCCCCTCGATAAAACACTCCAGATTATACCCCCCCTGCAACAAGACATCAATATACGCCTGCACCAGCGTCGTATAAAGCTGATCATCCCCAAAGCTCCTCCTGATATACATGGCCCCCGCATGCTGCAAGAAGCTGCCCACCAGGGGAAAGTTCAGATtatcccccgccaccaccaccggcagcgcCAGCCCCAGCCGATAACACAGCAACTGCTGCGCAACATAATCCACATGCGACCTGTGACACGGCAGGAAAATAATActctgtttcttcttctccgcctcctcggccacattcctcagcctcaacacctcctcgcTAGAGACGTGGATGCCCTGGTGGTACGCCCTCAGCAACAACTGCGTGACGAGGTAGTACGCCCCGCGGATGAAAGTCTTGCTCTCAAACTTGCAAATCATGTTATCCGTCAGGTGCTCGGCGACTTCTTGTAAGCCTTGGACCAACTCGGCGCGTCTCTTGGCTTTTCTGATCTCGTATTCCCTGCCTGAacttgggggtgggaggaggccttGTTTTTCCTCTACCGAAATGCGCAGGTCGGCGAGCTGGGCGATTTTGGTTTGGAGGACGGTGGCGGACATGACTTGGGTTTTGATGTGCTCGGAGAAGCCGTTGTAGAAGATTGGCTGGCCGATCACGTCGTCGTAGGCGCGCCAGCCTGTTCCGGACACGTAGAGGGAGACATCGCGGAGGAAGCTGGACCAGGAGGGGTCAGTGcttggggagggaaggaaggagattgccgagggggatggggtggggaggtcggacatggttggttggtgatgatggccgtggtgaagagggagaagaacggggaagagggaaaagggaaagACAAGGCGTACCGTAACGGCTCGGAGCGGAAGCGGGCTACGTTCTTCATCAACGCCTCGTCTTTTTCATCTTTGTCTTTGGGGGGCTCGACGAATCCACTTGGTTGAAGTGTAATTCTGTCGCCGAGGATGCGCAGGTCTGGGGCCGAGTCGTGGCGGTCGCGGTCGTCGGGGGCCATTTTCGGTGAGAGTATCGGTGTTCTAGGGATAAAGTTGTCTTTCGCGCGCTTGTGGTTGGTGTATGGGAGGTGTAAGTGGCGTTCTTGAAGGAGGGATGTTCGAATCGCGGGACAGCGGGACACAAGACTATCTCTCTAGAGCTATCTTTCACACGGAAACGCTTTTCCTTGTTGTCAAAACAGAGGAATTGGGTTTCGATTCGGACTGAGAGAAGAGACGGCGCAAAAGATTAAGATGTTCAAGAGAGGTGGATCAGCTTTGATATGACTTCATCCACCGTCACttgtcaacagcaacaacagaagCACGTGAAGAAAGCCAGCAAAAACAAGAGATTCACGGGGACGACAGACACTTTCCAGGTTGGAATATGCCGTTGCTTCCCGAGGCAGGGCACATGTGGCACAGTGGCACACACACTGAGTGTCCAAAGCCTGGCCTGGAGCTCGGAAGGGCGCCCGGCAGGGGATCCAGGCTCAAGGTGCTTTAGCGGGGACGCCGCTTGTTTCcccggtggggagggagggggaggtaaagttggggaagaggggccGAAGCAGCGAATAAGCGAGCTGTGATTGGCTCACATGATGAATTCTCCAGCACCCAAGCTTTTGGCGTGAAGTGCCCGAGCTGCCCCAATTGGAGCTCCacgcaaaaaaaaagtcatCCACTGTCACAATCGCATTCTCCAACCCAAGAATTGCAATTGcatcaccatccatccactgCGACACATACATCCAGTCGCATCACTATGATAGTCCCAACGAAAAAGGACCACCAGTCCATAGCAgccgacctcctcaaccgcGCCTTCGAGCCAGAAGAAGCAACCAAGATCCTCACCGAGAAAGTCATCCAGCGacctctcttcctctgcccgacctccccccctccggcCGATGCCCGTCGCGCCCGACATCTCGCGGCGAAAAGAGCGAAAGAACAACGCCGAGCAAAGGCACTCAAACCCAAGCCCGTCTCAGCCACCCAGCGAAAAAAGCAAGGCCTCTACCAAATCCCAAAAGAAGGACAGAAATACGCCCTCTTCGAACCGCTACATAACTTATGGCTAGGCTACATTCGAGAAATCCTCGGAAGCGAAGTCTACACCGGAGGAGAAGCCGCCGCTGCTAAGCTCGCCAGCGCTGACTTCCATGGCGCCGGGGTCGAGGTGGTGAGAAGTGGGTGCGTCAGTCGGGTTGGCATCAAGGGGATTGTGGTCAAGGACGGGAAGTTTGCGTTTGAGATGATAACGGTGAAGAACAAGGTCAAGGTGGTGCCGAAGGAGGGGACGATTTTTCGAGTCgaggtgccggtgccggtgatTATCAAGacgggagaagaagagaaaaaggagtCGAGAATGGTGTTTGAGCTTCATGGGGATCAGTTCCAGTTTCGATCGGCGGATAGGGCGACGAGGAAGTTTAGGGCGCACTTTTCAAAGACGCTTTAGGTTTTGGGAGAGGACTGTGATCGTGTGGGTTAAACACGATTACATTCTGGCTATGGATGGCCTGGCGTTCTAAAGGCCTGTTAGGAGATGTATCTATATATCCCAGCCTCTAGTACTAAAGGTGTGTCTCTCCTTTCATTCATCTCAAGCCGTTATAATCTTACACATCAACTACAGtcaaggagatgatgagacgCTGTCACCGCACACAGTTATCTCTCACATAGTCTGCGGTCGGCCAGATGGGCTCAGCAagagggagggtggagaggcaggGTTTTTAACAAGAAACCAGGCCATGCTGTCTACCTAGTCGAGACTGAGGAGCAGATGCATAATGTTTGCGACCACAACAGTTTCGACACCCAGCAGTAGCAGTCAGGGGAAAGCAAAGACCATCTTGGTAAAGCTTTCTTCACCACGACCAGGCACATCAACccgccagcaagcaagcgaggatggcgatggtgaaTGGCGAAAGCTGGTCGACAAGAACGGTCCAGTCTCATCCGCGCTGTGGCGCTCTTCGATCCGACTGCGCCGCGTTGTACAAGACCGACAAAGCACTGGGGTTTGACACAGCAAGATGTGCTGTGGCGTTGAAAATAAAGCTTGGGTCGCGGGTAGGGTCACCGACGGTCGAGGCCCCGGCAATGGGGTGAGGATCATGGATTGGATTGATGGGTTTGGAGACATTTTGCGAGTTTGATGTGCGAGAGAATTTATACGCGTCTCctggttgtttggggaggcagaatggggaggatgagtaTAGATGGGTATATCTAGACTGCCCACCGCCggcgtttggggggggggggtctGATTTTGATTTGGTTCACTCACTCAACACGCGCTCATTTTCTCATTCTCTCGCAGTCGGTTATCAACTCCAACTCGCAGCTGGTCTGCCATTCTATcgttttttttggttttttttttctttattcGGCTCTTTCACCGGCTATTCACTTGATACTTACCATCTATCCGCCCAAATGAAgttctccccaaccctcctcttGCTGTCAgcgacctcccccctcgcaTTGGCTATCGCCTCCCCCCAAGACAACCCCGCCGTCCCTGCCCCCTCTGGCTCTGGTACTCCTGTCCTGCGTCGCTCTGGCGCGGGTGACACGGCAGTCAACGCCCGCCAGCGTCGCGCTATGCTTCGAATGCGGCAACCGGGGAcggctgatgatgaggctgTCGCTTACACGACTGAGGCAGCAGCGCCTGCCAGTACTACCGAACCCccagctgaggaggatgtgaccgaggaggaagaatgtGTAGATGTTGAAGTCCCGGATCTTGCGAACGGCACGCTGCCTCTCAATGGGACAGAAGGAGGGAACGGGACGGCGAACGGGACGACGTTGTCGGAGCAGGAGTTGAAGGTCAAGAGGAtggtcaaggtcaagctgCCGGATTATAgacgggatggggagggggtcaagGAGAGGGATACTGAGGCTGAGCTGGGGGTAAGTTATCACCTGGTAGACGAATGAAGATCGAGAGCTGACGAGATGAAATAGTTGACTGCTTCGATTGCCAAGCTGCTGAGGTGGTAGATACTCTACGACCCGGTTTTGGGGTCGTGATTGTACGATAGGGACGACAGCATGTCTGGATATCGGCATACAGGACGGTGGCACTGAAGGATGCAATATGGTTGCATGGAAAGGAGTCTTGCACATGGATTTGTCCTCACCTAGACCCGTAAAAAGCAACGCTGGTCGtaacaaaaaagaaaaaaaaaagaaaaaaaagaaaaaaaagagaaaaaaaagaaaaagaaccaAAAGCCTAGAAATCGTACATCTATCTCCATCTCTATCGTGAAAATGTCTCGCTTCGCTGTCTATTTCCCCGCCCCCGCTGTAAGCTCCAAACTCCCTACTCCAACCTGTGTgccaaaagacaaaaaatGATGCCCACCCAATATTTTCTTCTCTGCCTTattcctccttccccccctcggGCTCCAAAATAATATTATCAatcaacctcaccgccgGCCCCCCACTGTgccccaaatcctccccctccctcgccttctcaacAGGCAACATCTTGATCGCCCCACTCAaaatcccccccctcgccggatcaacctcctcaatctcctccataGTATCCGGATCCGCCAGCGAGATGTAATCAACCtcaaacctcaccctctcctccacccccttcccctcctcctccctcttcaccccctccaccaccccctccgcagcCCTCAgaatcccccccctcttcctctccccccttttATACTCGCCCTCCGCCGCTTTCAACGCCCGATAGAGCACCGTCGCCTTttgtctcctcctctccccaagaTAAACATTCCTCGAACTCAACGCCAACCCATCCTTTTCATCCCGTTCCGTCCtcccaaccacaacctcgaTCGGCATCATAAaatccctcaccaacctttTTATGACGACCGTCTGCTGCACATCCTTCTGCCCGAAATATACCCTCTCCGGCTGCACAACATTGAACAGCTTCATGCACACCGTCGCGACCCCCCTGAAGAAAGtcggcctcgtcctcccctccagcaGCTCGCCCACCGGCGTGATGGTGACAAAACTGCCCTTGCTGTCGACCTCCTGACCGGGAAATCCACCGGGGTACATCTCTTTTGTGCTCGGGGCAAACACCGCAGAGATACGGCCTAGGTTATCACCGTCGTCGGCGAGTTCCCTGTCGAGTTTCACTAACTGAGCCACGTCGCTGTCCCAGGTCTGCGGGTACGAGTCCAAGTCTTCGGATATGCCGAACTGGGCGGGGTTGACGTAGATTGATACCACGACGTGGTGGTTTTCTCTTGCGGCTCGacggatgagggagaggtggcctGAGTGGAGGGCGCCCATCGTGGGCACGAGGGCGACGGTGCGGTGgtcgaggaggtgggggcGGCGCCAGAGGcggacggaggaggtggtgcggaggaggcggacgggggaggaggggagtttTTCCAGGCCTccttttgaggaggaggaggaacacgACGAGGCCATGGTGCGGGAAGTGACTTTCGGGATGACGGTACAGGATCGGAAGACGGCGCGTGAGGTTGTCGTCGGGAAGGTCTTGGAAaaagcggtggtgatgatggcggggcggaggaggactGTGTGCCGGATTAGGGCGGCGGCGTTTGCTGTGGGAGGCATTGAACCGGTGAGAGTTGCGGGATTGGAAGGTGAGGGGAcagggaaggaagggaaagaaaaaagcgCAATCTGACTGCCATTGCGCAGCGCGATTCCGAGGCGGAGTCAACTTATAAGAGAGGGAGGGCAATGTTCGTGATGGTTTCTGCCGCGGATTTCTGAGGACGGCGCGCGGGCGGGACATGGGATGGGTCcgctggagaggaaggggggggggcttgGCAGGGGtagggttggggggtttatTTTTTTAATACAGAAAAGAGCCGTTAGTATGGGGCAAAATGGCGCCTATTCTGTACAGAGCCCCTGAATTCACTGCTCCAAAGTCACAAAGCAAGGCGTAGTTAGAAGATACAATAGCACGTCGGCTGGATGGGAAAACTGTGATGACAGACAACGATACATTTAACCCTCCAACAATAACAACTATACAATGGGTATCAACGCCTATTCCCTTCCGTCCCAAATCCCTCCATTCAAACGCCCCAAGAAtgaacccccctcctctcctccctccctgcCCCCTCACCCGACGAACTcccaacctcgcctccaTTAGGCCTCACATACCAGTTCTGATAAGGGTGCTCCCGATCCCTAAAATCCGCCCCCTTCGACAAAGGGTTCGTCATCTTGGACGACGACCCCCCCATGGGCGGGCCCCCCGGCCCCCTCAAAAACGAATCCCctatcctccccacccccatcccaacccccatcgTCACAGCCGGCAGCCCAGGCAGCGTCACCACCTGCCCTCCAAACGTCGTCGGCATCAcatccttcacctcccaccccttcctcagctcagccaccaccccacccaacctccaccccgTCGACTTTTCAATCCTGCCCAATATCCCCAGCACCTCGTCCCTTTCCTGGGAACTATCCAACACGGCCCCCGCCACGGCCAGCCCCCTAATCGCCACGCTCCCTACCCCCTTATCCCCCACCGCACTGGTGCTCACAATCCCGCAAACCTGTCGGCCGTGGTGCTTTTGGAGCGACCTGTTCTCCTCCGTGTCCCCCTTGTGAAGCGGGTTCGTCTGCGCGAGCAAAACCATGCAGACGTGGTAGAACAGCCGTCCTATAATCGCCGGCCTGCTCATCAACCACACGTTCGGAAACGCCGAGCGGGACGACGGGCCGGTGACATACCCCGAGGGACGCATGCTCCTCGGACAGCGGTGATTCCACGCGTCCAGCAAAGATTTCAGTCTGGTCCACTCGGCGAAGCGGCCCTGGAGCCTGACCTGCTCGTCGTGGGGGGTGGGCTCGTGatgtcgatggtgatgaccGGGGTTGTGGAATTGGCTTGGGTGAAGGACGGGgatggttggggaggaggaggcgcggAAGTTGATCACTTTGGCGAGTATGTAGATTATTCTTTGGGCCCAGAGCTCCTCGTCCCCCGACGAGGCCTGGGCGGCCGGGccggaaaaggaagggaggtCGTCCCCGCGGTCGGGTTCCGAAGAGGCTATCACGCTTCCGTTGCCGGAGCTGCTTCCTACGATCCAGGTTGTGAATTCTAGGTCCATGCCCCAGTCGTCGGGCTCCCAGGAGGTGGTCCAGTTGAAGGAGAGGCACGACAAGACCTCGAGTCCGACGTTGAGCCAGAAGCAAGCTCGGGCGAGGCTGGAGGCGGAGCCGGCGCTGTAGTTGTTTTCTCGGATCAGCGCACGGGCGCCGCGGATGTGTTCGAGG from Podospora pseudocomata strain CBS 415.72m chromosome 3, whole genome shotgun sequence includes:
- a CDS encoding hypothetical protein (COG:A; BUSCO:EOG092644N1; EggNog:ENOG503P1V0) — translated: MIVPTKKDHQSIAADLLNRAFEPEEATKILTEKVIQRPLFLCPTSPPPADARRARHLAAKRAKEQRRAKALKPKPVSATQRKKQGLYQIPKEGQKYALFEPLHNLWLGYIREILGSEVYTGGEAAAAKLASADFHGAGVEVVRSGCVSRVGIKGIVVKDGKFAFEMITVKNKVKVVPKEGTIFRVEVPVPVIIKTGEEEKKESRMVFELHGDQFQFRSADRATRKFRAHFSKTL
- the pan6 gene encoding pantoate-beta-alanine ligase (EggNog:ENOG503NV6K; COG:H) is translated as MPPTANAAALIRHTVLLRPAIITTAFSKTFPTTTSRAVFRSCTVIPKVTSRTMASSCSSSSSKGGLEKLPSSPVRLLRTTSSVRLWRRPHLLDHRTVALVPTMGALHSGHLSLIRRAARENHHVVVSIYVNPAQFGISEDLDSYPQTWDSDVAQLVKLDRELADDGDNLGRISAVFAPSTKEMYPGGFPGQEVDSKGSFVTITPVGELLEGRTRPTFFRGVATVCMKLFNVVQPERVYFGQKDVQQTVVIKRLVRDFMMPIEVVVGRTERDEKDGLALSSRNVYLGERRRQKATVLYRALKAAEGEYKRGERKRGGILRAAEGVVEGVKREEEGKGVEERVRFEVDYISLADPDTMEEIEEVDPARGGILSGAIKMLPVEKAREGEDLGHSGGPAVRLIDNIILEPEGGKEE